A genomic segment from Polyangium mundeleinium encodes:
- a CDS encoding class I SAM-dependent methyltransferase, with protein sequence MTYRIPPWVRAFLAADRLANRFASAREGLRDELLLAWIPEADRAALTAALYTRQKTYLPGGHRFESGLFAWEKRALDAPAFPRAGRVLVGAAGAGREVVALLERGYTVTAFDPCDAFVESARALVEGRPADIRLGAYDDLVAASQGRGGPLASLGDPPSFDAVILGWGSLSHVLPASSRLDLLRAVRTLAPRAVVLTSFQLRHDSEAKTETKGRLRDALRRAFTTIGAPGRSEPGDHFYPEGGFFSYLAPDEIPRVAFEAGYEVVLFEEGPYPHALLAPLTGAA encoded by the coding sequence GTGACGTACAGGATCCCCCCCTGGGTCCGCGCCTTCCTCGCGGCCGACCGCCTCGCGAACCGCTTTGCCTCCGCCCGCGAAGGCCTGCGCGACGAGCTGCTCCTCGCCTGGATCCCCGAAGCGGATCGCGCCGCCCTCACCGCTGCGCTCTACACGCGCCAGAAGACCTACCTCCCCGGCGGCCACCGCTTCGAAAGCGGCCTCTTCGCCTGGGAAAAACGCGCCCTCGACGCCCCCGCGTTCCCCCGCGCGGGCCGTGTCCTCGTCGGCGCGGCGGGCGCCGGTCGTGAAGTCGTCGCGCTGCTCGAACGTGGCTACACGGTCACGGCCTTCGACCCCTGCGACGCCTTCGTCGAGAGCGCGCGCGCGCTCGTCGAGGGCCGCCCCGCCGACATCCGCCTCGGCGCCTACGACGACCTCGTCGCCGCCTCCCAGGGCCGCGGCGGCCCGCTCGCCTCGCTCGGCGATCCTCCCTCCTTCGACGCCGTGATCCTCGGCTGGGGCAGCCTCTCGCACGTCTTGCCCGCCTCCAGCCGGCTCGACCTTCTTCGTGCCGTCCGCACGCTCGCGCCGCGCGCCGTCGTGCTCACGAGCTTCCAGCTCCGCCATGACAGCGAGGCGAAGACCGAGACCAAGGGCCGCCTTCGCGACGCGCTCCGCCGCGCCTTCACCACGATCGGCGCCCCGGGCCGCAGCGAGCCGGGTGATCACTTCTACCCGGAGGGCGGATTCTTCTCGTACCTCGCGCCCGACGAGATCCCGCGCGTCGCCTTCGAGGCCGGCTACGAGGTCGTGCTCTTCGAGGAGGGCCCCTATCCGCACGCGCTGCTCGCCCCGCTCACGGGCGCGGCCTGA
- a CDS encoding radical SAM protein: MAVNWIAFHLTDRCQLDCQHCLRDPGQKPKDLSLATIRKVLAEAKRLYRTRQVALTGGEPTLHPELEGVLDAIVEHDFTWHIVTNGRRFEQLLGLLRDGPARRERLTAVNLSLDGADETTHDGIRGKGSFRDVMKAVTLCTAHGLPFTLQMVLHARNVHQIEAFGLMAAQLGAARASLSMLQTTGTHHDEALYLPPHAWQDAQHRIERLSAALTMPVTMPEGFYREQIFHVCEAMKSESLHVDVEGRLNLCCQHAGVPSEGPPRDVAADLATTSLLEAHGRLLGIIHETQAAKLAAMARGPLGAWDHFPCNWCMKHFDKPHWTDEGAGGPSAQRERWRGAWAKKVTLPVVR, encoded by the coding sequence ATGGCCGTCAACTGGATCGCCTTCCACCTCACGGATCGCTGCCAGCTCGACTGCCAGCATTGCCTGCGTGATCCCGGCCAGAAACCGAAGGATCTCTCGCTCGCCACGATCCGGAAGGTCCTCGCCGAGGCCAAGCGGCTCTACCGCACCCGTCAAGTCGCGCTCACCGGCGGCGAGCCCACGCTCCACCCCGAGCTCGAAGGCGTGCTCGACGCGATCGTGGAGCACGACTTCACATGGCACATCGTCACGAACGGCAGGCGTTTCGAGCAGCTCCTCGGGCTCCTGCGCGACGGCCCCGCGCGGCGCGAGCGCCTCACCGCCGTCAACCTGAGCCTCGACGGCGCCGACGAGACCACGCACGACGGCATCCGCGGCAAGGGGAGCTTTCGCGATGTCATGAAGGCCGTGACCCTCTGCACCGCGCACGGCCTCCCGTTCACGCTCCAGATGGTCCTCCACGCGCGCAACGTGCATCAGATCGAGGCGTTTGGCCTCATGGCCGCGCAGCTCGGCGCGGCGCGCGCGTCGCTCTCCATGCTCCAGACGACCGGCACGCACCACGACGAGGCGCTGTATCTGCCGCCCCACGCCTGGCAAGACGCGCAGCACCGCATCGAGCGCCTCTCCGCCGCGCTCACCATGCCCGTGACGATGCCCGAGGGGTTCTACCGCGAGCAGATCTTCCACGTCTGCGAGGCCATGAAAAGCGAGTCGCTCCACGTCGACGTCGAGGGCCGGCTCAACCTCTGCTGCCAGCACGCGGGCGTCCCGAGCGAGGGCCCCCCGCGCGACGTCGCCGCCGACCTCGCCACGACGAGCCTGCTCGAAGCCCATGGCCGCCTGCTCGGCATCATCCACGAGACGCAGGCCGCGAAGCTCGCCGCCATGGCCCGGGGCCCGCTCGGCGCGTGGGACCACTTCCCCTGCAACTGGTGCATGAAGCACTTCGACAAGCCCCACTGGACCGACGAAGGCGCGGGCGGCCCGTCGGCGCAGCGGGAGCGGTGGCGCGGCGCGTGGGCGAAGAAGGTCACCTTGCCCGTCGTGCGCTAG
- a CDS encoding lasso peptide biosynthesis B2 protein, with amino-acid sequence MPSPWPQHLRLSATAIGLRLSLPLRVAQSSLPALLDALSRGTIDPAPLDVIDEALARADVITHHLPFVPDTCLYRSLARFSLLRRAGHAARFIMGLSRPGEIEGHAWVELDGAPYGEELDPDLVVTYAYPRSRSDEPSNLPYPKESAA; translated from the coding sequence ATGCCTTCACCCTGGCCCCAGCACCTCCGGCTCTCCGCGACCGCGATCGGCCTGCGCCTGTCGCTGCCCCTGCGGGTCGCGCAGTCGAGCCTGCCCGCGCTGCTCGACGCGCTCTCGCGGGGCACGATCGATCCCGCGCCGCTCGATGTGATCGACGAGGCGCTCGCGCGCGCGGACGTGATCACCCATCACCTGCCGTTCGTCCCCGACACGTGCCTCTACCGCTCGCTCGCGCGTTTCTCGCTGCTCCGCCGCGCCGGACACGCCGCTCGGTTCATCATGGGCCTCTCGCGGCCCGGGGAGATCGAGGGGCACGCGTGGGTGGAGCTCGACGGCGCGCCGTACGGCGAAGAGCTCGACCCCGACCTCGTCGTGACGTACGCCTACCCCCGTTCACGCTCGGACGAGCCGAGCAACCTCCCCTACCCCAAGGAGTCCGCCGCGTGA
- a CDS encoding PqqD family protein — MTEPRLPRPNPQVLFTELDDGTGVLLHLDTKFYFTLNAAAVIVWKSLAESIADPGVIAARITSLFRVDRETAARDVDSVLREMLEDGLVLPA, encoded by the coding sequence GTGACCGAGCCGCGCCTTCCCAGGCCGAACCCCCAGGTGCTCTTCACCGAGCTCGACGACGGCACCGGCGTCCTGCTCCACCTCGATACGAAGTTCTATTTCACGCTGAACGCGGCCGCCGTGATCGTGTGGAAATCCCTCGCCGAGTCGATCGCCGATCCAGGCGTGATCGCCGCGCGGATCACCTCGCTCTTCCGCGTCGATCGGGAGACCGCCGCGCGCGACGTCGACAGCGTGCTGCGCGAGATGCTCGAAGATGGCCTCGTGCTACCTGCCTGA
- a CDS encoding formylglycine-generating enzyme family protein encodes MLLPTLLAQLFAAPQAAPAAVQVTPPADVCPSGTRLVSGTHYEHVQRLCTTWRLGHCYSFLPGMLAQEPVATPVHVCMDEHEWPNREGKRPEVMMRFVEAEKKCASVGKRLCTEFEWELACEGPETTPWPYGHTFDANACNASKDFIPYDEGKLNADERRVREIETWRLYQGEASGSRPRCASSFGVKDLVGNVEEWVRTSRKEWRYRSSLKGGFWAKPWAHCRGTNDSHGPMFRYYEIGFRCCKDPEEPVTAPEPAQASTPETTPSP; translated from the coding sequence GTGCTCCTTCCGACGCTCCTCGCCCAGCTCTTCGCCGCGCCGCAGGCCGCGCCTGCCGCGGTGCAGGTCACGCCCCCGGCGGACGTTTGCCCTTCGGGCACGCGGCTCGTTTCGGGCACCCATTACGAGCACGTGCAGCGGCTCTGCACGACGTGGCGCCTCGGACACTGCTATTCGTTCCTCCCGGGCATGCTGGCCCAGGAGCCCGTGGCCACGCCGGTGCACGTGTGCATGGACGAGCACGAGTGGCCGAACCGCGAGGGCAAGCGGCCCGAGGTGATGATGCGGTTCGTCGAGGCGGAAAAGAAATGCGCCTCGGTGGGCAAGCGCCTCTGCACCGAATTCGAATGGGAGCTCGCGTGCGAGGGCCCCGAGACCACGCCCTGGCCCTACGGCCACACCTTCGACGCGAACGCCTGCAATGCCTCGAAGGATTTCATCCCGTACGACGAGGGGAAGCTGAACGCCGACGAGCGCCGCGTGCGCGAGATCGAGACGTGGCGCCTCTACCAGGGCGAGGCGAGCGGATCCCGCCCGCGCTGCGCGTCGAGCTTCGGCGTGAAGGACCTCGTGGGCAACGTGGAGGAGTGGGTGCGGACGTCACGCAAAGAGTGGCGATACCGCTCGTCGCTCAAAGGTGGCTTTTGGGCCAAACCCTGGGCCCATTGCCGCGGGACGAACGACTCGCACGGGCCGATGTTTCGTTATTACGAGATTGGCTTCCGCTGCTGCAAGGACCCCGAGGAGCCCGTCACGGCGCCGGAGCCTGCGCAGGCGTCGACACCGGAAACGACGCCGTCGCCGTAG
- a CDS encoding VanW family protein — MQKSTLLLVLGIGSSVAAGLGLGAYRYGPRSPVVEGLFLGEQRVPDEGSPASWLARRQLDALGWEARFHHDGEIVETTLGAVGVEIDVQASLDRAGEVGHAGSILRRMKEARLARNGEVFVPLAFWIDEAKARRFLESIAPRFILAPVDAVLDLENKRKIEDVPGRELDIDASLAEMRATSFEDGVVIRLVTRRVPAKVTALDLAQVDVTKVVASFETSFSLFGSGAGRAVNIRNAARKIDGVVLPPGAGFSFNDRVGARTRENGFTLAPEIQGDELTDGIGGGTCQLSSTLHGAAVYGALEVLHRQGHSRASSYTKLGLDATVSFPVVDLKLKNPYPFPVMIHAHFPQPNKVRVEILGGEPVAKVEYGYGVGQSYDFVRRITVKSHLPPGKRIHRQKGVRGYDVTSTLRISYVDGRVEERRWFSGYRPSPEVYWVAPGYDEANLPPLPEHAKGIEGRLADASTATASFPVSTPAQAPAP; from the coding sequence GTGCAAAAGTCCACTCTCCTCCTCGTCCTGGGCATCGGCTCCTCGGTCGCCGCGGGGCTCGGGCTCGGCGCCTATCGGTACGGGCCACGTTCTCCGGTCGTCGAAGGCCTGTTCCTCGGCGAGCAACGCGTGCCCGACGAAGGCTCGCCCGCCTCGTGGCTCGCCCGCCGTCAGCTCGACGCGCTCGGCTGGGAGGCGCGGTTCCATCACGACGGCGAGATCGTGGAGACCACGCTCGGCGCGGTCGGCGTCGAGATCGACGTGCAGGCCTCGCTCGATCGCGCTGGCGAGGTGGGGCATGCGGGCTCGATCCTGCGTCGCATGAAGGAGGCGCGCCTCGCGCGAAACGGTGAGGTCTTCGTGCCGCTCGCCTTCTGGATCGACGAGGCGAAGGCGCGTCGTTTCCTCGAGTCGATCGCGCCGCGTTTCATCCTCGCGCCCGTCGACGCGGTGCTCGACCTCGAGAACAAGCGCAAGATCGAGGACGTCCCCGGCCGTGAGCTCGACATCGACGCCTCGCTCGCGGAGATGCGCGCGACGAGCTTCGAGGACGGCGTCGTGATCCGCCTCGTCACGCGCCGCGTGCCGGCGAAGGTGACCGCGCTCGATCTCGCGCAGGTCGACGTGACGAAGGTCGTCGCCTCGTTCGAGACCTCGTTCTCGCTCTTTGGCTCGGGCGCGGGGCGCGCGGTCAACATCCGCAACGCCGCGCGCAAGATCGACGGCGTCGTCTTGCCGCCGGGCGCCGGTTTTTCCTTCAACGATCGCGTCGGGGCTCGCACGCGGGAGAACGGTTTTACCCTCGCGCCCGAGATCCAGGGCGACGAGCTCACGGACGGCATCGGCGGCGGCACCTGCCAGCTCTCCTCGACGCTGCACGGCGCGGCCGTCTATGGCGCGCTCGAGGTCCTGCATCGGCAGGGGCATTCGCGCGCGTCGAGCTACACGAAGCTCGGCCTCGACGCGACCGTGAGTTTTCCCGTTGTCGACCTCAAGCTCAAGAACCCCTATCCGTTCCCGGTCATGATCCACGCCCATTTCCCGCAGCCGAACAAGGTGCGCGTGGAGATCCTCGGCGGCGAGCCGGTCGCGAAGGTCGAGTATGGCTACGGGGTCGGGCAGTCGTATGATTTCGTCCGTCGGATCACGGTGAAATCGCATCTGCCGCCCGGGAAACGTATTCATCGGCAGAAGGGCGTGCGCGGGTACGACGTCACCTCGACGCTCCGCATTTCGTACGTCGACGGTCGCGTCGAGGAGCGGCGCTGGTTCAGCGGTTATCGCCCTTCGCCCGAGGTCTACTGGGTCGCGCCCGGCTACGACGAGGCGAACCTGCCGCCGCTCCCCGAGCACGCGAAGGGCATCGAGGGGCGGCTCGCGGACGCCTCTACGGCGACGGCGTCGTTTCCGGTGTCGACGCCTGCGCAGGCTCCGGCGCCGTGA
- a CDS encoding gamma carbonic anhydrase family protein has protein sequence MALVLPYGDHAPRLGRGVFLAPNATLVGDVELGDEASVWFGAVLRGDIGPIRIGPRTNVQDLACLHLTDGVSKTTIGADVTIGHGAILHGCTVEDGCLIGMGSIVLDNAVIGAGSVIAAGALVPPRMVIPPRSMVKGSPAKVVREVTDEEAKLGLAGAMHYVLNAQRYRGICGD, from the coding sequence TTGGCGCTCGTCCTTCCTTACGGGGACCATGCCCCGCGGCTCGGCCGGGGTGTCTTCCTCGCGCCGAACGCGACGCTCGTCGGCGACGTCGAGCTCGGCGACGAGGCGAGCGTGTGGTTCGGCGCCGTCCTGCGCGGCGACATTGGCCCGATCCGCATCGGCCCTCGCACGAACGTGCAGGATCTCGCCTGCCTGCACCTCACGGACGGCGTCTCGAAGACGACGATCGGCGCGGACGTCACGATCGGCCACGGCGCGATCCTGCATGGCTGCACGGTCGAGGACGGTTGCCTCATCGGCATGGGCAGCATCGTGCTCGACAACGCGGTGATCGGCGCGGGCTCGGTCATCGCGGCCGGCGCGCTCGTGCCGCCGCGGATGGTGATCCCGCCTCGATCCATGGTGAAAGGCAGCCCCGCGAAGGTCGTCCGCGAGGTGACCGACGAGGAGGCGAAGCTCGGCCTCGCCGGCGCGATGCATTACGTGCTGAATGCGCAGAGGTACCGCGGGATCTGCGGCGACTGA
- the miaB gene encoding tRNA (N6-isopentenyl adenosine(37)-C2)-methylthiotransferase MiaB: MPRYAITTFGCQMNVHDSERMHEVLRRAGYTESEDPKAADVVVLNTCSVREKAEQKLLSEVGRLAKWKQTHPEMVLVVAGCVAQQEGERLLTRSQGIDLVLGPDNIPELPRLLDDIGLGAPPLVRTVFDLEAPRFLTALFDEGGSTPTSEASPPVAARAPTAFVTTMKGCNERCSFCIVPYTRGPERYRPSAEIVAEIAGLVEAGVREVTLLGQTVNSYRDPSSELSRAPGASPDDPDESEFAALLRRIAAEVPGLVRLRYTSPHPRHLTPSLIEAHAELTVLARHVHMPVQSGSDRILKRMIRRYTRAEYVARVGSLVARLPDLSLSTDIIVGFPGETEEDFAATLSLVREVGFRGLFGFKYSQRPYTPARKLADDVPEAEKSERLARLFEVSEELLGAHLQRLAGSRQRVLVEGAGKEGTNAWTGRTERNEIVHVVGAERLDLRGSIVEVVITRANKHSLQAELSDEARAAAKPLPAAPPAAPVEAPKPRAAGERRSLPIVAAGGG; encoded by the coding sequence ATGCCTCGTTACGCCATCACGACGTTCGGATGCCAGATGAACGTCCACGACTCCGAGCGGATGCACGAGGTCCTCCGTCGCGCCGGTTATACGGAATCGGAAGACCCGAAGGCCGCGGACGTGGTCGTGCTGAACACCTGCAGCGTCCGGGAAAAGGCCGAGCAGAAGCTCCTCAGCGAGGTCGGCCGCCTCGCGAAGTGGAAGCAGACGCACCCCGAGATGGTCCTCGTGGTGGCCGGGTGTGTGGCCCAGCAGGAGGGCGAGCGGCTGCTCACGCGCAGCCAAGGCATCGACCTCGTCCTCGGCCCCGACAACATCCCCGAGCTGCCGCGCCTGCTCGACGACATCGGCCTCGGCGCGCCGCCGCTCGTGCGGACGGTCTTCGACCTCGAAGCCCCGCGCTTTTTGACCGCGCTCTTCGACGAGGGGGGCTCCACGCCGACAAGCGAAGCCAGCCCCCCGGTCGCCGCGCGTGCGCCCACGGCGTTCGTGACCACGATGAAGGGCTGCAACGAGCGTTGCTCCTTCTGCATCGTCCCGTACACGCGGGGGCCCGAGCGCTACCGGCCGAGCGCGGAGATCGTCGCGGAGATCGCGGGGCTCGTAGAGGCGGGCGTCCGCGAGGTGACGTTGCTCGGGCAAACGGTGAACAGCTACCGGGATCCGAGCAGCGAGCTCTCGCGCGCGCCCGGCGCCTCGCCCGACGATCCGGACGAGAGCGAGTTCGCCGCGCTCCTGCGGCGCATCGCGGCCGAGGTCCCCGGGCTCGTGCGGCTCCGGTACACGAGCCCGCACCCGCGGCACCTCACGCCCTCGCTCATCGAGGCGCACGCGGAGCTCACGGTCCTCGCCCGCCACGTGCACATGCCCGTGCAGTCGGGGAGTGATCGCATCCTGAAGCGCATGATCCGGCGCTACACGCGGGCCGAGTACGTCGCGCGGGTGGGCTCGCTCGTGGCGCGGCTGCCCGATCTGTCGCTCTCGACCGACATCATCGTCGGGTTCCCGGGCGAGACCGAGGAGGACTTCGCCGCCACGCTCTCGCTCGTGCGGGAGGTGGGCTTCCGGGGACTGTTTGGGTTCAAATATTCGCAGCGCCCGTACACGCCGGCCCGCAAGCTCGCGGACGACGTGCCCGAGGCCGAGAAGAGCGAGCGTCTCGCGCGGCTCTTCGAGGTGAGCGAGGAGCTGCTCGGCGCGCATTTGCAAAGGCTCGCCGGGAGCCGCCAGCGCGTGCTCGTCGAAGGCGCGGGCAAGGAAGGCACGAACGCCTGGACGGGTCGCACGGAGCGCAACGAGATCGTGCACGTCGTCGGGGCCGAGCGGCTCGATCTGCGCGGGTCGATCGTCGAGGTCGTGATCACGCGCGCGAACAAGCACTCGCTCCAAGCCGAGCTCTCGGACGAGGCACGCGCGGCGGCAAAGCCGCTCCCCGCGGCACCACCCGCGGCGCCGGTGGAGGCGCCGAAGCCGCGCGCGGCGGGGGAGCGGCGCTCGCTCCCGATCGTGGCCGCCGGGGGAGGGTAG
- a CDS encoding AMP-dependent synthetase/ligase, with translation MSSAKFETLVDLFERSVQQFKNKDLFGVKKDGTWVWTTYGEVGKLVDDFRAGLASLGVKRGDNVAIISNNRIEWAVAAYACYGLGAALVPMYEAQLPKEWAFIVNDCEAVALIAATEEIYQTAQEIPEKAPSLKHIIGLTRPKSEPSSYAALLEAGAKSPVPAIKPTPADTACLIYTSGTTGNPKGVILSHGNVASNINAVHEILPLVTDDRSLSFLPWAHSFGHTCELHALLSLGGAMALAEGVDKIIANLAEVHPTMLCSVPRIFNRIYDGVNKQMAGKPKPIQALFKAGIRAATKKRKEGAGSLSLGEKIKLALADKLVFSKIRAKFGGRMKYAFSGGAALSREVAEFIDALGITVYEGYGLTETSPIATANRPGAQRIGSVGKAIPHVKIVIDKEASGDPKHGEIVIHGPNIMQGYHNRDDENKAVFTEDRGFRTGDLGYLDDEGYLYITGRIKEQYKLENGKYVSPAPLEEQLKLSAYILNAMVYGDNRLYNVALVAIDVEAVKTWAQGQGLSFESDAAMCENARVKQLVMDEIQTYSSEWKGFEKIQKVTLTSEDFTTQNGLLTPSLKVKRRVVWQRYGQQIEALYAEGKSKDGSAATAA, from the coding sequence ATGTCGTCGGCGAAATTCGAGACACTCGTGGACCTGTTCGAGCGCTCCGTCCAGCAGTTCAAGAACAAGGATCTGTTCGGCGTGAAGAAGGACGGCACGTGGGTGTGGACCACCTACGGTGAGGTCGGCAAGCTCGTCGACGACTTCCGCGCGGGGCTCGCGTCGCTCGGGGTGAAGCGCGGCGACAACGTCGCCATCATCTCGAACAACCGCATCGAGTGGGCCGTCGCGGCCTACGCGTGTTACGGGCTCGGCGCGGCGCTCGTGCCGATGTACGAGGCGCAGCTCCCGAAGGAGTGGGCCTTCATCGTGAACGACTGCGAGGCCGTCGCGCTCATCGCGGCGACCGAGGAGATCTACCAGACGGCCCAGGAGATCCCGGAGAAGGCGCCCTCGCTCAAGCACATCATCGGCCTCACCCGCCCGAAGAGCGAGCCCTCGTCCTACGCGGCGCTGCTCGAAGCCGGCGCGAAGAGCCCGGTCCCGGCCATCAAGCCCACGCCCGCCGACACGGCGTGCCTCATCTACACCTCGGGCACGACGGGCAACCCCAAGGGCGTGATCCTCTCGCACGGCAACGTCGCCTCGAACATCAACGCCGTGCACGAGATCCTGCCGCTCGTCACCGACGACAGGAGCCTCTCGTTCCTGCCCTGGGCGCACTCGTTCGGCCACACGTGTGAGCTCCACGCGCTGCTCTCGCTCGGCGGCGCGATGGCGCTCGCCGAGGGCGTCGACAAGATCATCGCGAACCTCGCGGAGGTGCACCCGACGATGCTCTGCAGCGTCCCGCGCATCTTCAACCGCATCTACGACGGCGTGAACAAGCAGATGGCCGGCAAGCCGAAGCCCATCCAGGCCCTCTTCAAGGCCGGCATCCGCGCGGCCACGAAGAAGCGCAAGGAGGGCGCGGGCTCGCTCTCGCTCGGCGAGAAGATCAAGCTCGCGCTCGCCGACAAGCTCGTCTTCTCGAAGATCCGCGCCAAGTTCGGCGGCCGCATGAAGTACGCGTTCAGCGGCGGCGCGGCCCTCTCGCGTGAGGTCGCCGAGTTCATCGACGCGCTCGGCATCACGGTCTACGAGGGCTACGGCCTCACGGAGACGAGCCCGATCGCGACGGCGAACCGCCCCGGCGCGCAACGCATCGGCAGCGTCGGCAAGGCGATCCCGCACGTGAAGATCGTCATCGACAAGGAAGCCTCGGGCGATCCCAAGCACGGCGAGATCGTCATTCACGGCCCGAACATCATGCAGGGCTACCACAACCGCGACGACGAGAACAAAGCGGTCTTCACCGAGGATCGTGGCTTCCGCACGGGCGACCTCGGCTACCTCGACGACGAGGGTTACCTCTACATCACGGGCCGCATCAAGGAGCAGTACAAGCTCGAGAACGGCAAGTACGTCTCCCCGGCTCCGCTCGAGGAGCAGCTCAAGCTCTCGGCGTACATCCTCAACGCGATGGTCTACGGCGACAACCGCCTCTACAACGTCGCGCTCGTGGCCATCGACGTCGAGGCCGTGAAGACGTGGGCGCAAGGGCAGGGCCTCTCGTTCGAGAGCGACGCTGCGATGTGCGAGAACGCGCGCGTCAAGCAGCTCGTGATGGACGAGATCCAGACGTACTCGTCCGAGTGGAAGGGCTTCGAGAAGATCCAGAAGGTCACGCTCACGAGCGAGGACTTCACCACGCAGAACGGCCTGCTCACGCCCTCGCTCAAGGTGAAGCGCCGCGTGGTGTGGCAGCGCTACGGCCAGCAGATCGAGGCCCTCTACGCCGAGGGCAAGTCCAAAGACGGAAGCGCGGCGACCGCCGCGTGA
- a CDS encoding AgmX/PglI C-terminal domain-containing protein, translated as MHNQARVVALAATAWLVGGCASSAARSAGPEPVVMVGDGVKAKAADKPSTAATNDPNDARRKALEEAAEYGMVGVLQGSGDNLAPVDGVEGGVFGGVVGGVVGGPSKVFGSGGLGLSGIGIGGGGTGEGVLGLGSIGTIGHGSGHGVGSSRPGERVKVRIEAATITGPLTDDVVQRILADHREDVQDCYLLESKRGNRVRGRMTLSFTIDGAGRVDEVWVPESTFWQHELASCVAQVVGTFRFPAPSQGSQVKVLVPIIF; from the coding sequence ATGCACAATCAGGCTCGCGTGGTGGCACTCGCGGCGACGGCGTGGCTCGTGGGTGGCTGCGCGAGCAGCGCCGCGCGCTCCGCTGGGCCCGAGCCCGTCGTGATGGTCGGCGACGGGGTCAAGGCCAAGGCTGCGGACAAACCCAGCACGGCCGCTACGAACGATCCGAATGACGCGCGCAGGAAGGCGCTCGAAGAGGCCGCCGAGTACGGGATGGTCGGCGTGCTCCAAGGCTCGGGGGACAACCTCGCCCCTGTCGACGGCGTGGAAGGCGGGGTCTTTGGTGGCGTCGTCGGTGGCGTCGTCGGCGGCCCGAGCAAGGTCTTCGGCAGCGGCGGCCTCGGCCTGAGCGGGATTGGGATCGGCGGCGGTGGAACGGGCGAGGGCGTCCTTGGCCTCGGCTCGATCGGCACCATCGGGCACGGCAGCGGCCACGGCGTCGGCAGCAGTCGCCCGGGCGAGCGCGTCAAAGTCCGCATCGAGGCTGCCACGATCACGGGGCCGCTCACGGACGACGTCGTGCAGCGCATCCTCGCGGATCACCGCGAGGACGTGCAGGATTGCTACCTCCTCGAATCCAAGCGCGGCAACCGCGTCCGCGGCCGCATGACCTTGTCGTTCACGATCGACGGCGCCGGCCGCGTGGACGAGGTCTGGGTCCCCGAATCGACCTTCTGGCAACACGAACTCGCGAGCTGCGTCGCGCAGGTCGTCGGCACGTTCCGCTTCCCCGCGCCCTCACAGGGCTCCCAGGTCAAAGTCCTCGTCCCCATCATCTTCTGA